The proteins below are encoded in one region of Leptotrichia sp. oral taxon 218:
- a CDS encoding ClC family H(+)/Cl(-) exchange transporter codes for MAKDILHELQNVYSLKSRRSKIILIILCFFTGIFSGLVVSSYTLLLNKISFFRNGYLTNLTVTKIIIGLIVFILVGIIIQFMFSKYPLIGGSGIPQVTAFLNKKIKFNWLPELFSKFLGGVLAVGAGMALGREGPSVHLGALIGSGIKKITKRTETEEKYLVTCGASAGIASTFNAPLAGVIFSLEELHKFFSPLLLICVLVASGTSNYVSRMILGPESSFQYNFMLPKHTPIYIIGIVTLVFCLIITILGRGFSYFLLLFQKKFKDIKMNKYLKISLFMVVVYLVAIFFKEITGGGHDLIEKMFSEKVGLKILFAILIMKFFYTMFCYSSGFPGGIFLPMLVIGALSGKVYGEVLNHYFEIPNEIIVHFMILGMAAYFTAVVRAPITGITLILEMTGNFSYLYMLIIVCTIVYIFTELFKMEPIYERLYLNMFEKEISQAEKEEEKIKKEKRKKEKRLEMLENWWKEREKHGKNKKKNEDKIVTLLIPVGVNSEFDGKLVKELKLPENILIISVRSEGEDHIAKGNTKIQSGNQLVMITDYKTAVKYASELKERGLKII; via the coding sequence ATGGCAAAAGATATTTTACATGAATTACAGAATGTGTATTCGTTAAAATCAAGGAGAAGTAAAATTATTTTAATAATACTTTGTTTTTTTACAGGAATTTTTTCGGGGTTAGTTGTTTCATCATATACATTGTTATTAAATAAAATTTCTTTTTTTCGGAACGGATATTTGACAAATTTAACAGTAACAAAAATTATTATTGGACTTATAGTTTTTATTTTAGTTGGAATAATAATTCAGTTTATGTTTTCAAAATATCCACTAATAGGTGGAAGTGGAATTCCGCAAGTAACAGCATTTCTGAATAAAAAAATAAAATTTAATTGGTTGCCAGAATTATTTTCAAAATTTTTGGGCGGAGTTTTGGCGGTTGGAGCTGGGATGGCACTTGGTCGGGAAGGACCATCTGTACATCTGGGGGCACTTATTGGTTCTGGAATTAAAAAGATTACAAAAAGAACTGAAACTGAAGAAAAATATCTTGTAACTTGTGGTGCCAGTGCGGGAATCGCTTCGACATTTAATGCGCCTCTTGCGGGAGTAATTTTTTCATTAGAAGAACTTCATAAGTTTTTTTCGCCGCTTTTATTGATTTGTGTATTAGTTGCCAGCGGGACTTCAAATTATGTTTCAAGAATGATTCTAGGACCTGAGTCTTCGTTTCAATACAATTTTATGCTTCCAAAACATACTCCAATTTATATTATTGGAATTGTAACGCTTGTATTTTGTTTAATAATTACAATTTTGGGAAGAGGGTTTTCATATTTTCTTTTGTTGTTTCAAAAAAAATTTAAAGACATAAAAATGAATAAATATTTAAAAATTTCGTTATTTATGGTGGTTGTCTATTTAGTGGCAATCTTTTTTAAAGAAATAACAGGTGGAGGGCACGATTTAATTGAAAAAATGTTCTCGGAAAAAGTAGGTCTTAAAATTTTATTTGCAATTTTAATAATGAAATTTTTTTACACAATGTTTTGTTATTCATCAGGATTTCCTGGCGGAATTTTTTTGCCAATGCTAGTAATAGGAGCTTTGTCTGGAAAAGTTTATGGCGAAGTATTAAATCACTATTTTGAAATTCCAAATGAAATAATTGTACATTTTATGATACTTGGAATGGCGGCTTATTTTACAGCAGTTGTGAGAGCGCCAATTACGGGAATTACATTAATTTTGGAAATGACAGGAAATTTTTCTTATCTGTATATGCTTATAATTGTTTGTACAATAGTCTATATTTTTACTGAATTATTTAAAATGGAGCCAATTTACGAAAGACTTTATTTAAATATGTTTGAAAAAGAGATTTCTCAGGCAGAAAAAGAAGAAGAAAAAATTAAAAAAGAGAAAAGAAAAAAAGAAAAAAGACTTGAAATGCTGGAAAATTGGTGGAAAGAAAGAGAAAAACACGGAAAAAATAAAAAAAAGAATGAGGATAAAATTGTCACTTTATTAATTCCAGTTGGAGTAAATTCGGAATTTGACGGGAAATTAGTCAAAGAATTGAAATTGCCAGAAAATATTTTAATTATAAGTGTTAGATCAGAAGGAGAAGACCACATTGCAAAAGGTAACACAAAAATTCAAAGTGGAAATCAGCTCGTTATGATTACGGATTACAAGACGGCTGTTAAATATGCGAGTGAATTAAAAGAGCGAGGACTAAAAATTATTTAA
- a CDS encoding cobyric acid synthase encodes MKKHKNIMIFGTGSNVGKSIIAAGLCRIFYQDGYRVVPFKSQNMALNSFITKSGKEMGRAQVVQAEAAKIEPEVFMNPILLKPTTDRKSQIIVNGKVYKNMDAREYFAFKHNLRKEIMKAYNYIQENYDICVLEGAGSPAEINLKKDDIVNTGMAEMADAPVILVADIDRGGVFAAIYGTIMLLEESERDRIKGVVINKFRGDKSLLSNGIEMIEKLTNVPVLGVVPYVKLGIEEEDSLGIDKYNEKKDAKIKISVIKLKHISNFTDIDALSHYSDVSLKYVKSVNELGKEDVIIIPGSKNTIEDMKDLVEKDMARKIIRLAKSGTVIFGICGGFQILGQKITDLNNLESNLKEISGLGLLPIETAIETEKITTQYENTLKNVSGILSGMENVKINGYEIHQGYSYLENGDNSKNLKEIQKNCIFGEKKLKGMVRENVIGTYVHGIFDNFEFTNNFLNKIRENKGLEYIDEKFSYSEYKDREYNKLAKVLRENIDIKKIYEIIKK; translated from the coding sequence ATGAAAAAACATAAAAATATAATGATATTTGGAACAGGTTCAAATGTTGGAAAAAGTATAATTGCTGCAGGACTTTGTAGAATTTTTTATCAAGATGGATATAGAGTTGTGCCATTTAAGTCACAAAATATGGCGCTAAATTCATTTATAACAAAATCTGGAAAAGAAATGGGAAGAGCGCAAGTTGTACAAGCTGAAGCCGCTAAAATTGAACCAGAAGTTTTTATGAATCCCATTTTACTAAAACCGACAACAGATAGAAAATCACAAATTATTGTAAATGGAAAAGTTTATAAAAATATGGATGCGAGAGAATATTTTGCTTTTAAACATAATTTGAGAAAAGAGATTATGAAAGCGTATAATTATATTCAAGAAAATTATGATATTTGCGTATTAGAAGGTGCGGGAAGTCCTGCAGAAATTAATTTAAAAAAAGATGATATTGTAAATACTGGAATGGCTGAGATGGCGGATGCGCCTGTAATTTTGGTAGCAGATATTGATAGAGGTGGAGTTTTTGCCGCAATTTATGGGACGATAATGCTTTTGGAAGAAAGTGAGAGAGACAGAATAAAAGGAGTTGTTATTAATAAATTTCGTGGGGATAAGTCGCTTCTTTCAAATGGGATTGAGATGATAGAAAAATTAACAAATGTGCCTGTTTTGGGAGTGGTTCCATATGTGAAATTGGGGATTGAAGAAGAAGATAGTCTTGGGATTGACAAATATAATGAGAAAAAAGATGCGAAAATAAAAATTTCTGTGATAAAATTAAAGCATATTTCAAATTTTACCGACATTGATGCGCTTAGCCACTATAGCGATGTTTCTCTAAAATATGTGAAAAGTGTAAACGAACTTGGAAAAGAAGATGTTATTATTATTCCTGGCTCAAAAAATACAATTGAAGATATGAAAGATTTGGTTGAAAAAGATATGGCTCGAAAAATAATAAGACTTGCAAAATCAGGAACTGTCATTTTTGGAATTTGTGGAGGATTTCAAATTTTAGGACAAAAAATTACTGATTTGAATAATTTGGAAAGTAATTTAAAGGAGATTTCAGGACTAGGTCTACTTCCGATAGAAACAGCTATAGAAACGGAAAAAATAACTACGCAATATGAAAATACATTAAAAAACGTAAGTGGAATTTTGAGCGGAATGGAAAATGTTAAAATAAATGGTTATGAAATTCATCAAGGTTATAGTTATTTGGAAAATGGCGATAATAGTAAAAATTTGAAAGAAATTCAAAAAAATTGTATTTTTGGAGAGAAAAAGTTAAAGGGAATGGTGCGAGAAAATGTGATTGGAACTTATGTTCACGGAATATTTGATAATTTTGAATTTACAAATAATTTCTTAAATAAAATTAGAGAAAATAAAGGATTGGAATATATAGATGAAAAATTTAGCTATTCTGAATATAAAGATAGAGAATACAATAAATTGGCGAAGGTTTTACGAGAAAATATAGATATTAAAAAAATTTATGAGATAATAAAAAAATAA